The following proteins come from a genomic window of Diadema setosum chromosome 20, eeDiaSeto1, whole genome shotgun sequence:
- the LOC140243813 gene encoding uncharacterized protein, whose translation MLLCSTLSGGILSPLHAEVSAVCGCSCSKLRYPLSIRISPANMGTVLSISPKPHRGDYGGYSDTTTLSVGNLNELYLNNSKNVASTKENIHLVGERPMRKHNSALFISALGLKMFSVSKKKTASTGVSTTSLDSNFNSSKQSLTGSDKANNNVLKPKNHSNHNANNAMYRQYSESVAILTPQKKDSKTLDSSIKKSFSCFNLNSHCPSTQNGHHAAHKQHSKISNVSGSTATTTTSTNGLTGFRKSSSHGIRSSGVQTNPKKILQCSTSELLKCLGNFLCRRCPYLKSFDANDAIMWLRAVDRSLLIQGWQDINFLNPANVVFVYMLVRDLLGGDIVVKSESELQAMVLTCLYLSYSYMGNEISYPLKPFLVEDDKDKFWSRCIKIINSCSSKMLRINQNSNYFTDVLADLKSFARS comes from the coding sequence ATGTTGCTGTGTTCTACCCTCTCTGGTGGGATTTTATCTCCACTGCACGCCGAGGTATCAGCTGTCTGCGGCTGCAGTTGCAGTAAACTTCGCTACCCACTAAGCATACGCATTTCTCCAGCCAACATGGGGACTGTACTGTCAATCTCACCGAAGCCTCACAGGGGTGACTACGGTGGTTATTCAGACACAACAACGCTCAGTGTGGGCAATCTTAATGAACTTTATTTGAATAACAGCAAAAATGTTGCCAGTACCAAGGAAAATATACATCTCGTTGGTGAGCGACCCATGCGCAAACACAACTCCGCCCTGTTTATCAGCGCATTAGGTCTTAAAATGTTCAGCGTTTCCAAGAAAAAGACCGCTAGTACTGGGGTAAGTACCACCTCACTAGACTCTAACTTCAATAGCAGTAAGCAGTCACTCACGGGATCAGATAAAGCGAATAACAATGTGCTTAAGCCTAAAAATCACTCTAACCATAATGCGAACAATGCCATGTATCGACAGTACTCGGAGAGTGTGGCAATTCTCACACCACAGAAAAAGGACTCGAAAACACTGGACTCAAGCATAAAAAAGTCGTTTTCGTGCTTCAACCTCAATTCGCACTGTCCTTCTACGCAGAATGGACATCACGCAGCACACAAGCAACATAGTAAGATCAGCAACGTGTCAGGCTCAACAGCCACTACCACCACCTCAACAAATGGACTCACTGGCTTCAGAAAGAGTTCGAGCCACGGAATTCGCTCCTCTGGAGTGCAGACAAACCCGAAAAAGATCTTGCAATGTTCGACTAGTGAGCTCCTGAAATGTCTCGGCAACTTCCTGTGCCGACGATGTCCCTACCTGAAGAGCTTTGATGCAAATGACGCGATCATGTGGCTCCGAGCTGTGGATCGGTCGTTGCTCATCCAAGGATGGCAGGACATCAATTTCCTCAACCCCGCCAACGTTGTTTTCGTCTATATGCTCGTACGTGATCTCCTTGGTGGCGACATCGTTGTTAAGAGTGAGTCAGAGCTGCAGGCAATGGTACTTACTTGCCTCTACCTATCCTATAGCTACATGGGGAATGAGATCAGTTATCCATTGAAACCCTTCCTGGTCGAGGACGACAAAGACAAGTTTTGGTCAAGGTGCATCAAGATCATCAATAGCTGCAGTTCTAAAATGCTGAGGATAAACCAAAATTCTAACTACTTCACGGACGTCCTTGCGGATCTTAAGTCTTTTGCCAGGAGTTGA